A window of Loxodonta africana isolate mLoxAfr1 chromosome 3, mLoxAfr1.hap2, whole genome shotgun sequence genomic DNA:
GAAAAGAGTGGTCCAGCAAGCATGGTGTTAGAAGCTAGAACATATTCAAGAGAGATATGGATGAGCCAATAACATGTGAACTATTCCTTGTTActtttctcctctcttctcccttGCTGCATTCACTGAGTGCTTTCTCTTCCCTTGAGGCTTGTAGGAAGGAGTTCATATCCTTGGAACAGTAGATTTTCATAAGAAGTATTACGTATTAGTCGGGCATCATTCATTTTCCTTGGTAGATGATGAAACTTTTGATATGCTGCTTCAAGTGTGTCTTCAGTTCAGGAATATTTTCTTGTAGCATAACATGAGCAGCATTTATTTTCTACTTCTTCAGATTACGTATTCAGGACACCTGTTATTGGCACTTTGGATCTCTGTTGTCTGTTCTTAACTTTTGCTATCTCACTGAGAGCAAGCTCCTCTGTTGAAAATTTTCCTCAGAGCCCCCTTCATGTCCCTGTTCTTCAGGCTGTAGATgaaggggttcagcatgggggTGACCACAGTGTACATCACTGAGGCTATTGAGCCTTTTCTGGAGGGACGGGTTGTTCCAGAAGTGAAGTAAACCCCAAGGCCTGCACCATAGAATAAGGAGACAACAGAGAGGTGAGACCCACAAGTGGAAAATGCTTTATATTTGCCTCCAGCAGATGAAATACTTATTATTGAGGCAATAATTCTAGAATAAGAAAAAAGTATCCCAGTCAGGGGAATAACACCGAGTAGGCCAGTTACGAAGTATAAAAGGATGTCATTGATAAGGGTGTCAGAGCAGGCAAGTTTGAGGATCTGAGAAAGTTCACAGAAGAAGTGGGGGATTTCTGTCTCTCTGCAGAAGGACACCCTCAAAACCATCAAACTCTGCAGAAAAGAGTATATCAGGCAGATTATCCAAGAAAGCAGAAGCAGTAGACCACAGAGGCGTGGGTTCATGATGACCATGTAGTGCAGAGGGTGGCAGATGGCCACAaaccggtcataggccatcactgtcAGTAGCAAATTGTCCAGTCCTGCAAAAACCATGAAAAAATACATCTGGGTAAGGCAGCCTTCATAGGTGATGACTTTGCTCTGTGTCTGAATGTTCACCAGCATCTTGGGGATGGTGGTGGAGGTGAAACAGATGTCAGTGAAGGACAGGTttgagaggaagaagtacatgggagtgtggagatgAGAGTCTGAGCTAATAGCCAAAATGATAAGCAGGTTTCCTATAACACAGACCAGGTACATGTACAGAAACAGCCCAAAAAGGAGGGGCTGCAGGTCTGTATCTTCTGAGAGTCCCAGGAGAATGAATTTTGAAatagctgtttgatttcttgattccaTATAACTCATGGAAATTGCCTGCAAAGAGGCAAGTATAATGTTAAAACAATGACAAGACAGGAATGTGCCATACATTTAAAACTCTTCCAATCATGAAGCCTTATGTTTTACCTAAAgagtttgttttctttaggtgaCTTTTGTTGTTAACTGTCGTCAAGTTGGCccaactc
This region includes:
- the LOC135230527 gene encoding olfactory receptor 7A10-like encodes the protein MESRNQTAISKFILLGLSEDTDLQPLLFGLFLYMYLVCVIGNLLIILAISSDSHLHTPMYFFLSNLSFTDICFTSTTIPKMLVNIQTQSKVITYEGCLTQMYFFMVFAGLDNLLLTVMAYDRFVAICHPLHYMVIMNPRLCGLLLLLSWIICLIYSFLQSLMVLRVSFCRETEIPHFFCELSQILKLACSDTLINDILLYFVTGLLGVIPLTGILFSYSRIIASIISISSAGGKYKAFSTCGSHLSVVSLFYGAGLGVYFTSGTTRPSRKGSIASVMYTVVTPMLNPFIYSLKNRDMKGALRKIFNRGACSQ